The Nitriliruptor alkaliphilus DSM 45188 genome includes a region encoding these proteins:
- a CDS encoding MFS transporter: MFSRSAAVLGLRALERRDHLDDRATVLTLFARFTDELCSGLLVVLMPTLRRRLGLSVQQVGWCFQAMYSVGALVEPVTGVLIDLVRRRPLLVAGATAWGAALLLAAGAGGFGWLLAACALVGVAYGPLANTADVVLVEAHPDAVERIASRSTALDTLGALLAPGAVALAAWAGVDERLLLAGAGVGALGYAWLLAGTALPAPAPRPEQVTRRAELLLGIREVIADRRARPWIVALVLVEMLDPLEAFEPVWLADVVGASQSRVAVHVAVGTAASLAALVGLDRWLEFHDGRPVLVIACLGSMVLFPAWLWVPGFGAKLALVVVREAATAPLWPIVHARALAAVPGRGGAVTAVTAALGLLPLHAGFGWLAGRIGLTSSMLWLQLAVTATVLSLVRRAPSDAPVATTER, encoded by the coding sequence ATGTTCTCCCGTTCCGCTGCTGTGCTCGGTCTGCGTGCGCTCGAGCGCCGCGACCACCTCGATGACCGCGCGACGGTCCTGACGCTGTTCGCGCGCTTCACCGACGAGCTGTGCTCCGGCCTGCTCGTCGTGCTCATGCCGACCCTCCGCCGCCGCCTCGGCCTGTCGGTCCAGCAGGTCGGCTGGTGCTTCCAGGCGATGTACAGCGTCGGTGCGTTGGTCGAGCCCGTCACCGGCGTCCTGATCGACCTCGTCCGGCGACGGCCCCTGCTGGTGGCCGGCGCGACGGCCTGGGGAGCCGCCCTGCTCCTGGCTGCCGGCGCGGGCGGCTTCGGTTGGCTCCTGGCCGCCTGCGCGCTCGTCGGTGTCGCCTACGGCCCGCTCGCCAACACCGCCGACGTGGTGCTCGTCGAAGCGCACCCGGACGCCGTCGAACGCATCGCGAGCCGCTCGACCGCCCTGGACACCCTCGGCGCGTTGCTCGCCCCGGGTGCGGTGGCCCTGGCCGCGTGGGCCGGTGTCGACGAACGTCTGCTGCTCGCCGGCGCCGGCGTCGGGGCCCTCGGCTACGCCTGGCTGCTCGCCGGGACCGCGCTCCCGGCTCCCGCACCTCGCCCCGAGCAGGTGACTCGGCGTGCGGAGCTGCTGCTCGGGATCCGAGAGGTGATCGCCGACCGGCGCGCCAGACCGTGGATCGTGGCGCTCGTGCTGGTGGAGATGCTCGATCCGCTGGAGGCGTTCGAACCGGTGTGGCTGGCCGATGTTGTCGGTGCGTCGCAGTCGCGGGTCGCGGTCCACGTCGCGGTCGGCACGGCGGCGAGCCTCGCGGCACTGGTCGGGCTCGACCGCTGGCTCGAGTTCCACGACGGGCGGCCCGTTCTCGTGATCGCGTGCCTGGGGAGCATGGTGCTGTTCCCCGCCTGGCTCTGGGTCCCCGGGTTCGGGGCCAAGCTCGCGCTCGTCGTCGTCCGTGAAGCAGCCACGGCGCCCCTGTGGCCGATCGTGCACGCCCGAGCGTTGGCCGCGGTCCCGGGTCGTGGCGGGGCGGTCACCGCCGTGACCGCCGCACTCGGGTTGCTGCCGCTGCACGCGGGGTTCGGGTGGCTGGCGGGCCGCATCGGGCTGACCTCCAGCATGCTGTGGCTGCAGCTCGCGGTGACCGCGACGGTCCTGTCACTGGTCCGTCGCGCGCCGAGCGACGCGCCGGTCGCGACCACCGAGCGGTAG
- a CDS encoding ABC transporter ATP-binding protein, whose product MPHAIHTEGLVKTYGSTRALDGVDLTVERGEVHGFLGPNGAGKSTTIRILLGLLRKDAGEVTVLEGDPWHDAVALHRRLAYVPGDVHLWPNLTGGEAIDLLGELRGGSDQRMRDDLVERFELDPTKRCSTYSKGNRQKVALIAGFASDVELFLLDEPTSGLDPLMESVFQQVVRERTGDGHTILLSSHILAEAEALCDRISIIRAGRIVESGTLADLRHLTRTSIHVETERPLDQLRDAPGVHDLLVEDGARSATFEVDTADIGGGVDLLARHGVTALTSTPPTLEELFMRHYGDHLDTPAPEVDQAVTP is encoded by the coding sequence ATGCCACACGCCATCCACACCGAGGGGCTCGTCAAGACCTACGGCTCGACCCGGGCGCTCGACGGGGTCGACCTCACGGTCGAGCGGGGCGAGGTGCACGGGTTCCTCGGACCGAACGGGGCCGGCAAGTCGACCACCATCCGGATCCTGCTCGGGCTGCTGCGCAAGGACGCCGGCGAGGTGACGGTGCTCGAAGGTGACCCCTGGCACGACGCGGTCGCGCTGCACCGCCGTCTCGCCTACGTCCCGGGCGACGTCCACCTGTGGCCGAACCTCACCGGCGGCGAGGCCATCGATCTGCTCGGCGAGCTGCGCGGAGGCTCTGACCAGCGGATGCGCGACGACCTCGTGGAGCGCTTCGAGCTCGACCCCACCAAGCGGTGCAGCACCTACTCCAAGGGCAACCGCCAGAAGGTCGCGCTCATCGCCGGGTTCGCCTCCGACGTCGAGCTGTTCCTGCTCGACGAGCCGACCAGCGGCCTCGACCCCCTGATGGAATCGGTCTTCCAGCAGGTCGTCCGCGAGCGCACGGGCGACGGCCACACCATCCTGCTCTCGAGCCACATCCTCGCCGAGGCCGAGGCCCTGTGCGACCGCATCTCGATCATCCGGGCGGGCCGCATCGTCGAGTCGGGGACCCTCGCCGACCTGCGCCACCTCACGCGGACGTCGATCCACGTGGAGACCGAACGCCCCCTGGACCAGCTGCGCGATGCGCCCGGGGTCCACGACCTGCTCGTCGAGGACGGGGCGCGCAGCGCGACCTTCGAGGTCGACACCGCGGACATCGGCGGGGGGGTCGACCTCCTCGCCCGCCACGGTGTCACGGCCCTCACGAGCACCCCACCCACGCTCGAGGAGCTGTTCATGCGCCACTACGGCGACCACCTCGACACGCCGGCCCCGGAGGTCGACCAGGCGGTGACGCCGTGA
- a CDS encoding DUF5698 domain-containing protein — protein MDTISSAALIACAAALTVSLWTLRVALAARGRRVASAIVAGGEAVLFVVVFSRLLDSLGDPVRLAGYAVGVGLGTLVGLTADERLSGGQSEIRLVVSGPGTPLVDALHAAGWPVTATVGCGPSGAITSLSVVVDDRRSREVTALVDALAPGAFLTVERLRRARPVPLPAGLVQVGGPRGQRAVGGRRRRCGQPSPKARPTWHRMVTVPEIRDQHAPDQAPPGDRPPDDA, from the coding sequence GTGGACACCATCTCGAGCGCTGCCCTGATCGCCTGCGCCGCTGCGCTCACCGTGAGCCTGTGGACCCTCCGCGTCGCGCTCGCCGCCCGGGGGCGCCGCGTGGCCAGCGCGATCGTCGCCGGGGGCGAGGCGGTGCTGTTCGTGGTCGTCTTCAGCCGACTGCTCGACAGCCTCGGTGATCCCGTGCGCTTGGCCGGGTACGCCGTCGGCGTGGGTCTCGGCACGCTGGTCGGCCTGACCGCGGACGAACGGCTGAGCGGCGGCCAGTCCGAGATCCGCCTGGTGGTCTCGGGCCCGGGGACCCCGCTCGTCGACGCGCTGCACGCCGCCGGGTGGCCCGTGACCGCAACGGTCGGGTGCGGCCCGTCGGGTGCGATCACGTCGCTGTCCGTCGTGGTGGACGATCGCCGGTCCCGCGAGGTCACCGCCCTCGTCGATGCCCTGGCGCCGGGTGCCTTCCTCACCGTCGAGCGTCTGCGGCGTGCTCGCCCCGTCCCCCTGCCCGCGGGTCTCGTGCAGGTCGGCGGCCCGCGGGGGCAGCGCGCCGTGGGTGGTCGGCGACGCCGATGTGGGCAGCCGTCACCGAAGGCGCGTCCCACCTGGCATCGGATGGTCACGGTCCCCGAGATCCGAGACCAGCATGCGCCTGATCAGGCCCCGCCAGGTGACCGTCCGCCCGATGACGCGTGA
- a CDS encoding TetR/AcrR family transcriptional regulator — translation MSEDLGLRERKRLSAMRRIQTAALDLFEQHGFDEVTIERIAEVSEVSPSSVYRYFGTKEALVIWDEYDPAALAAIVAELDRHEPIEAIRRVVSAVMLEAFASDAERIRRRLRLAYRYPSIEAASAQQAYEMAGLIGGVIAHNTGRTPDDLDVQVFAHAFVGGLLGALRHWHASGFTTDVQDIVERPLRVLEHGLQLD, via the coding sequence ATGAGCGAAGATCTCGGGTTGCGCGAGCGCAAGAGGCTGTCGGCGATGCGTCGCATCCAGACGGCCGCCCTCGACCTGTTCGAGCAGCACGGCTTCGACGAGGTCACCATCGAGCGCATCGCCGAGGTGTCCGAGGTGTCCCCGAGCAGCGTCTACCGCTACTTCGGGACCAAGGAAGCCCTCGTCATCTGGGACGAGTACGACCCGGCGGCGCTCGCCGCCATCGTCGCGGAGCTCGACCGGCACGAACCGATCGAGGCGATCCGCCGGGTGGTGTCCGCGGTGATGCTCGAGGCCTTCGCCTCCGATGCCGAGCGGATCCGTCGGCGCCTGCGGCTCGCCTACCGCTACCCGTCCATCGAGGCGGCGTCCGCCCAGCAGGCCTACGAGATGGCGGGGCTGATCGGCGGCGTCATCGCGCACAACACCGGCCGGACGCCCGACGACCTCGACGTCCAGGTGTTCGCGCACGCCTTCGTGGGCGGCCTGCTCGGTGCGCTCCGTCACTGGCACGCCAGCGGCTTCACCACCGACGTGCAGGACATCGTCGAGCGGCCGCTGCGGGTGCTCGAACACGGTCTGCAGCTCGACTGA
- a CDS encoding adenylate/guanylate cyclase domain-containing protein, producing MSVDLEHLVSIVQRLSWGVAVVDPEDWVVRFENGSFFRWFPPTQDDSERLAPRLTGLREDLARPRLDAGEAFSFETEVKDGPRAVSLVVDLRPLDLDDGPLVLVEARDVSKQREAEYMLDSYSQMAERSSRDLQREKDRVEKLLLNIMPRSVFDEMTQFGTVTPQRFDDATIMMLDFVQFTSMAVTRDPAALVTELNDIFTAFDRIVELFGGERLKTIGDAYMAVAGLPDPAPDHAHNLARVALRIRRYLERRNASHPDQWLGRIGLNTGPVIGSIVGVQKYVYDIFGPGVNLASRLEGLAEPMQIVVSEPTYRLIANDFVFSDLGVVEVKGFEPQQLYSLDREDVRR from the coding sequence GTGAGCGTCGACCTCGAACACCTCGTGTCGATCGTGCAACGCCTGTCGTGGGGCGTGGCCGTGGTCGACCCGGAGGACTGGGTCGTCCGCTTCGAGAACGGGTCGTTCTTCCGCTGGTTCCCGCCGACACAGGACGACAGCGAACGGCTCGCGCCACGGCTGACCGGCCTCCGCGAGGATCTCGCCCGTCCGCGCCTCGACGCCGGGGAGGCTTTCAGTTTCGAGACCGAGGTCAAGGACGGCCCGCGTGCGGTGAGCCTCGTGGTCGACCTCCGGCCGCTCGACCTCGACGACGGCCCACTGGTCCTCGTGGAGGCGCGGGACGTCTCCAAGCAGCGCGAAGCGGAGTACATGCTCGACTCGTACTCGCAGATGGCGGAACGCAGCTCGCGCGACCTGCAGCGCGAGAAGGACCGCGTCGAGAAGCTGCTGCTCAACATCATGCCGCGGTCGGTCTTCGACGAGATGACCCAGTTCGGCACCGTGACGCCGCAACGCTTCGACGACGCGACGATCATGATGCTCGACTTCGTGCAGTTCACGTCGATGGCCGTGACGCGCGATCCAGCCGCGTTGGTGACCGAGCTCAACGACATCTTCACCGCGTTCGATCGCATCGTGGAGCTGTTCGGCGGCGAGCGCCTCAAGACCATCGGGGACGCCTACATGGCCGTCGCCGGACTGCCCGACCCGGCGCCCGATCACGCCCACAACCTCGCCCGGGTCGCGCTGCGGATCCGGCGCTACCTCGAGCGACGCAACGCCTCGCACCCCGATCAGTGGCTCGGCCGGATCGGGCTGAACACCGGTCCCGTCATCGGATCGATCGTCGGGGTCCAGAAGTACGTCTACGACATCTTCGGGCCGGGCGTGAACCTGGCCTCCCGGCTCGAGGGGCTCGCGGAGCCGATGCAGATCGTCGTGAGCGAACCGACCTACCGGCTCATCGCCAACGATTTCGTCTTCTCCGACCTCGGGGTCGTGGAGGTCAAGGGGTTCGAGCCGCAGCAGCTGTACTCGCTCGACCGAGAAGACGTGAGGCGGTAG
- a CDS encoding ABC transporter permease: MTAFTGTRRLVRLAVRRDRVILSAWLLSLGALLAGIVASIQGLYADEAERVAAATFNAASPIARVFDGPASGTDVGAMTMVEAYGFTAILIAIMSAQTVVRHTRQDEETGRVELIGAAVVGQHARLTAALTVTLAANLLFGAIAAGILVGAGLATTGALVAGAAFAGVGLVFAGVAAITAQVFSTARAANTSAGAVVGVAFLLRAVGDAFGHVGEDQVVSISAWPAWLSPIGWGQQVRAFHQDNLEPFLLFAGLTVALVAIAFQLTRHRDVGAGMVDVRPGPPAASAGLRRRAGLAWRLQRGTLVAWGVGLVVLGATWGAVGESAEEILALSEQVEQALLAMAPAGGIVDLFFTFVLRFLGVAAAGYTVQALLRMRAEEATGRLEPVLATALGRPAWLASHLTIAVVGTVLLLVASGLAGGAVYGAMTGDWATGTGGLVRGALVQVPAVLALGGFVVAAFGLLPRWSVALAWTALAVSFVMGQVGDLLGLPQVVLNLSPFTHVPPVPAEPVTALPLAILSGVGLVLGAVGVVAFGRRDLAIAA, from the coding sequence GTGACCGCCTTCACCGGTACCCGCCGCCTGGTCCGGCTGGCGGTCCGGCGTGACCGGGTCATCCTGTCGGCCTGGCTGCTGAGCCTCGGGGCCCTACTCGCGGGCATCGTGGCCAGCATCCAGGGCCTGTACGCCGACGAGGCCGAGCGCGTCGCCGCCGCGACCTTCAACGCCGCGAGCCCCATCGCCCGCGTGTTCGACGGCCCGGCCTCCGGGACGGACGTCGGCGCCATGACCATGGTCGAGGCGTACGGGTTCACCGCCATCCTCATCGCGATCATGAGCGCGCAGACCGTCGTGCGCCACACCCGCCAGGACGAGGAGACCGGCCGCGTGGAGCTGATCGGTGCCGCCGTGGTCGGCCAGCACGCCCGGTTGACCGCCGCCTTGACCGTCACCCTGGCTGCCAACCTGCTGTTCGGCGCGATCGCCGCGGGGATCCTGGTGGGGGCCGGCCTCGCCACGACGGGGGCGTTGGTGGCCGGCGCCGCGTTCGCGGGCGTGGGGCTGGTGTTCGCCGGCGTCGCGGCCATCACAGCGCAGGTGTTCTCCACCGCCCGTGCCGCCAACACCAGTGCGGGGGCCGTGGTGGGGGTGGCGTTCCTGCTGCGGGCGGTCGGTGACGCGTTCGGTCACGTCGGCGAGGATCAGGTCGTCTCGATCAGCGCGTGGCCGGCCTGGCTGTCACCGATCGGGTGGGGGCAGCAGGTCCGTGCCTTCCACCAGGACAACCTCGAGCCCTTCCTGCTGTTCGCGGGTCTCACGGTCGCCCTCGTGGCGATCGCCTTCCAGCTCACCCGACACCGGGACGTCGGTGCTGGGATGGTCGACGTGCGTCCCGGCCCCCCGGCCGCGTCGGCGGGGTTGCGCCGCCGAGCGGGTCTGGCCTGGCGCCTGCAGCGCGGCACGTTGGTGGCGTGGGGTGTCGGCCTCGTGGTCCTCGGGGCCACCTGGGGTGCCGTCGGCGAGAGCGCGGAGGAGATCCTGGCCCTCAGCGAGCAGGTCGAACAAGCCCTGCTCGCGATGGCACCCGCGGGTGGCATCGTCGACCTCTTCTTCACGTTCGTGCTGCGCTTCCTCGGGGTGGCCGCGGCCGGGTACACCGTCCAAGCGCTGCTCCGGATGCGGGCCGAGGAGGCGACGGGACGGCTCGAACCCGTGCTGGCCACCGCGCTCGGCCGGCCGGCCTGGCTCGCCTCGCACCTGACGATCGCCGTCGTCGGGACCGTCCTGCTGCTGGTGGCCAGCGGCCTCGCCGGCGGTGCGGTCTACGGCGCGATGACCGGCGACTGGGCGACCGGGACCGGCGGGCTCGTCCGTGGCGCCCTCGTCCAGGTCCCGGCGGTGCTCGCGCTCGGTGGCTTCGTCGTCGCCGCCTTCGGCCTGCTCCCCCGATGGTCGGTCGCGCTCGCGTGGACGGCCCTGGCGGTCAGCTTCGTCATGGGCCAGGTCGGCGACCTGCTCGGCCTGCCCCAGGTCGTGCTGAACCTTTCCCCGTTCACCCACGTTCCGCCGGTCCCGGCCGAACCCGTCACCGCGCTACCCCTCGCGATCCTCAGCGGCGTCGGGCTCGTCCTCGGTGCGGTCGGTGTCGTGGCCTTCGGGCGGCGTGACCTCGCGATCGCCGCCTGA
- a CDS encoding GYF domain-containing protein, with amino-acid sequence MQGRIWWVSVTGTAEGPFATDEIAAQHAQGRVGAATPVWRDGMTEWLPADRTELAPVVTTVGRPATPPGTPADGSPPPPSPQPAPGWQPPTPSWQQPAPSWQQPTPTWQQPAPSATSTSNGLSTAAIVCGIVSLLFFPIILGPAGIICAGVAMGRGEPRAQVAMGVAIGGMVLGFIIGAVVWSSM; translated from the coding sequence ATGCAAGGACGTATCTGGTGGGTGTCGGTCACCGGGACGGCCGAGGGACCCTTCGCCACGGATGAGATCGCCGCGCAGCACGCGCAGGGTCGCGTCGGCGCCGCAACACCCGTCTGGCGTGACGGCATGACCGAGTGGCTGCCCGCCGACCGGACCGAGCTGGCGCCCGTGGTGACCACGGTCGGACGACCCGCGACGCCACCCGGCACCCCCGCAGACGGGTCACCTCCCCCGCCGTCGCCGCAACCGGCACCGGGCTGGCAACCACCGACGCCCAGCTGGCAACAGCCTGCGCCGAGCTGGCAGCAGCCGACGCCGACCTGGCAGCAGCCCGCCCCGTCGGCGACGTCGACATCGAACGGCCTGTCGACGGCAGCGATCGTCTGCGGGATCGTCTCCCTGCTGTTCTTCCCCATCATCCTCGGCCCCGCGGGCATCATCTGCGCGGGTGTGGCCATGGGCCGAGGCGAACCGCGCGCGCAGGTCGCGATGGGCGTGGCCATCGGCGGCATGGTGCTGGGGTTCATCATCGGCGCGGTGGTGTGGTCGAGCATGTGA
- a CDS encoding GNAT family N-acetyltransferase produces the protein MTRDDGAALDEVHHGMSTRSRYARYFRPVDRMSDSMRGALLDIDGRRQVALVAEHASTRAQRAIGIARYVVVAPGRAEIAYEVVDAWQGRGVATRLVHELVATARRNGVEQVEASVLEENVASLAVLRRCLPQLRITPEPDALTVTARLIERDLDLDELVAQLTA, from the coding sequence ATGACGCGTGACGACGGTGCCGCCCTCGACGAGGTGCACCACGGCATGTCCACCAGGAGCCGTTACGCACGCTACTTCCGACCCGTCGACCGCATGAGCGACTCGATGCGAGGAGCGCTCCTCGACATCGACGGGCGACGGCAGGTCGCGCTCGTGGCGGAGCACGCCAGCACTCGTGCACAGCGTGCCATCGGCATCGCCCGGTACGTGGTGGTGGCTCCCGGTCGGGCCGAGATCGCCTACGAGGTGGTCGACGCGTGGCAGGGGCGCGGTGTCGCCACCCGCCTCGTGCACGAGTTGGTCGCCACGGCCCGCAGGAACGGGGTCGAGCAGGTGGAGGCGTCGGTGCTCGAGGAGAACGTCGCGAGCCTCGCCGTGCTCCGCCGGTGCCTGCCGCAGCTGCGCATCACACCGGAGCCGGACGCGCTAACGGTCACCGCTCGCCTGATCGAGCGGGACCTCGACCTCGATGAGCTCGTCGCCCAGCTGACCGCGTGA
- a CDS encoding LLM class flavin-dependent oxidoreductase, translated as MTVPLAILDLADVGPTETIAGRLRSSVELAQHAEGWGYRRVWYAEHHNMSTIASAATSVLIAHIAAHTRSIRLGAGGVMLPNHSPLVIAEQFGTLASLHPGRIDLGLGRAPGTDQRTFRALRRDPRAADRFPDDVLELQAYLRGDSLVPGVDATPGKGTDVPLYILGSSLFGAQLAAALGLPYAFASHFAPQALEPAVAAYREGFQPSPQLADPYVMAGINVIASDSVADAQDQLLTARRRRAKLLFGRRDRRLTTDEVDLLLDSPAGQQVDEMMRYTAAGTAQDVSGALDRFAEHIGADELILASSATDQTRRLRTFELIAETRGLTAAA; from the coding sequence GTGACCGTTCCCCTCGCCATCCTCGACCTCGCCGACGTCGGCCCCACCGAGACGATCGCCGGTCGTCTCCGCTCCAGCGTGGAGCTCGCCCAGCACGCCGAGGGGTGGGGCTACCGGCGGGTCTGGTACGCCGAGCACCACAACATGTCGACCATCGCCTCGGCCGCCACGAGCGTCCTGATCGCCCACATCGCGGCGCACACGCGCTCCATCCGCCTGGGCGCCGGCGGGGTGATGCTGCCCAACCACTCACCCCTCGTCATCGCCGAGCAGTTCGGCACGCTCGCCTCCCTCCACCCGGGGCGCATCGACCTCGGCCTCGGACGTGCGCCCGGGACCGATCAGCGGACGTTCCGGGCGCTGCGCCGCGACCCACGGGCCGCGGACCGCTTCCCCGACGACGTGCTCGAACTGCAGGCCTACCTGCGCGGCGACTCGCTCGTCCCCGGCGTCGACGCGACCCCCGGCAAGGGCACCGACGTCCCGCTCTACATCCTGGGCTCGTCGCTGTTCGGCGCCCAGCTCGCCGCCGCCCTCGGGCTGCCCTACGCCTTCGCGTCCCACTTCGCACCGCAGGCCCTCGAGCCGGCGGTGGCCGCCTACCGGGAGGGGTTCCAGCCGTCTCCCCAGCTGGCCGACCCGTACGTGATGGCCGGCATCAACGTCATCGCATCGGACAGCGTCGCGGACGCCCAGGACCAGCTGCTGACGGCCAGACGCCGGCGCGCCAAGCTCCTGTTCGGTCGCCGCGATCGTCGGCTGACCACCGACGAGGTCGACCTCCTGCTGGACTCCCCCGCGGGCCAGCAGGTCGACGAGATGATGCGCTACACCGCCGCCGGGACCGCACAGGACGTCAGCGGTGCGCTCGACCGGTTCGCCGAGCACATCGGTGCCGACGAGCTCATCCTCGCCTCGTCGGCCACCGATCAGACGCGGCGGCTGCGGACCTTCGAACTGATCGCCGAGACCCGGGGGCTGACCGCCGCGGCCTGA
- a CDS encoding group I truncated hemoglobin, with protein MATIFERYGGFTSIRKVVSGFYDRVLDDPQLGRHFVDVDMRGLINHQTQFISFVTGGPGTAYTDDALLRVHAPLHITAAELDLMRKLLRDTLEEHGFAPDDVDTIDRSIQARAGSIVNEP; from the coding sequence GTGGCGACGATCTTCGAGCGTTACGGGGGGTTCACCTCGATCCGGAAGGTCGTGTCGGGGTTCTACGACCGCGTGCTGGACGACCCGCAGCTCGGCCGACACTTCGTCGACGTCGACATGCGCGGGCTGATCAACCACCAGACCCAGTTCATCTCGTTCGTCACGGGCGGGCCGGGGACCGCGTACACCGATGACGCCCTGCTGCGCGTCCACGCCCCACTGCACATCACCGCGGCGGAGCTCGACCTCATGCGCAAGCTGCTGCGCGACACCCTCGAGGAGCACGGCTTCGCGCCGGACGACGTCGACACGATCGACCGCTCCATCCAGGCCCGAGCCGGCTCGATCGTGAACGAACCGTGA